A genomic segment from Deinococcus sp. YIM 77859 encodes:
- a CDS encoding response regulator, with protein MTRVRVLLVEDDLRVARVNRDLLERDPDVHVVGSAATLAQADALVQALAPDLILLDVYLPDGSGLGLLRHWRAQGRTTDVALITAADDEASVKAALAQGAFDYLIKPFTGARLAEVVARHRARRSARGTLDQLHLDRLLGVSGAASEPLPRGIDPHTLERVAQVLEAAAQALSAEEVGDRAHLSRVTAWRYLEHLVRTGRATLDHQYGLAGRPAKLYRARSEKDQPTGP; from the coding sequence ATGACCCGCGTTCGCGTGCTTCTTGTCGAGGATGACCTCCGGGTTGCCCGGGTGAACCGTGACCTGCTGGAACGAGACCCGGATGTCCATGTGGTGGGCAGCGCGGCCACGCTCGCCCAGGCCGACGCGCTGGTGCAGGCGCTCGCCCCCGACCTGATTCTGCTCGACGTGTACCTGCCCGATGGGAGCGGCCTGGGCCTGTTGCGTCACTGGCGGGCGCAGGGCCGCACCACCGACGTGGCCCTCATCACCGCCGCCGATGACGAGGCAAGCGTGAAGGCGGCGCTTGCACAGGGGGCCTTTGACTACCTCATCAAGCCCTTTACCGGCGCGCGACTGGCCGAGGTGGTCGCCCGGCACCGCGCCCGGCGCAGCGCGCGGGGTACGCTCGACCAGCTGCACCTTGACCGGCTGCTGGGGGTGAGTGGGGCGGCGTCTGAGCCCCTGCCGCGCGGCATTGATCCCCATACCCTAGAACGGGTGGCGCAGGTGCTGGAGGCAGCCGCACAGGCGCTGAGTGCCGAGGAGGTCGGGGACCGAGCGCACCTCTCGCGCGTGACGGCGTGGCGCTACCTCGAACACCTCGTGCGAACGGGGAGAGCGACCCTCGACCACCAGTACGGGCTGGCCGGGCGTCCGGCCAAGCTGTACCGGGCCCGGTCGGAGAAAGACCAGCCGACCGGCCCCTAG
- a CDS encoding cytochrome ubiquinol oxidase subunit I: MELDVVGLSRFQFASTSIFHFFFVSLTVGLAFLIAVMETFAYARRDRLHVYGNMTNFFGHLFLINFAVGVVTGIVQEFQFGMNWSEYSRFVGNIFGVPLALEVLMAFFLESTFIALWWFGKDRLRPWVRLGSIWLVAIGTQISAFWIVLANGWMHRPVGYEVVGDQAFLTNFPAVVFNYKAWLYFLHVQGSAWTVAGFFVLGISAYHLLRRQNVDVFSRSLRIGLVFAAIGTVFSATSGHRAAQVARYDQPMKFAAMEAQWETSASPAPWSLIADINMAERRNDFSVEIPYLGSLLAYNSLQGRYEGMIPLQKRYEALYGPGDYIPPVPWVYWNFRIMVAIGMLLLLLAFLGLFLWWRKRAGLNDTRWYLRALLFTIPLPWIANFSGWITTEMGRQPFMVYGLLTVQEGVSANTVGEVLVGLVGLWVVYLALIGLDIYLLTVTARAGIHEHPEAQILAAPAPNYAGEGFQGYDRRD, translated from the coding sequence ATGGAGTTAGACGTCGTCGGCCTGTCCCGTTTTCAGTTCGCGTCCACCAGCATCTTTCACTTCTTCTTCGTGTCCCTCACGGTCGGCCTGGCCTTTCTGATCGCCGTGATGGAGACCTTTGCGTATGCTCGGCGCGACCGTCTTCACGTCTACGGGAATATGACGAACTTCTTCGGACACCTGTTCCTGATTAACTTCGCCGTAGGTGTGGTGACTGGGATTGTCCAGGAATTCCAGTTCGGCATGAACTGGAGCGAATACTCCCGCTTCGTGGGCAACATTTTCGGCGTGCCGCTCGCGCTGGAGGTGCTGATGGCTTTTTTTCTGGAAAGCACCTTCATCGCGCTGTGGTGGTTCGGCAAGGATCGGCTGCGGCCCTGGGTGCGTTTGGGAAGCATCTGGCTGGTCGCCATCGGCACGCAGATCAGCGCCTTTTGGATCGTGCTCGCCAACGGCTGGATGCACCGCCCGGTGGGCTACGAGGTGGTGGGTGACCAGGCATTCCTGACCAATTTCCCGGCGGTCGTCTTCAACTACAAGGCGTGGCTGTACTTCCTGCATGTACAGGGTTCGGCCTGGACAGTGGCCGGTTTTTTCGTGTTGGGCATCAGCGCGTACCACCTGCTGCGCCGGCAGAACGTGGACGTGTTCTCGCGCTCGCTGCGAATTGGGCTGGTGTTCGCGGCCATCGGCACGGTCTTTTCCGCCACCAGTGGGCACCGGGCGGCACAGGTGGCCCGCTACGATCAGCCCATGAAGTTCGCGGCGATGGAGGCGCAGTGGGAAACCTCGGCGTCGCCCGCACCGTGGTCACTCATCGCCGATATCAACATGGCGGAGCGGCGCAACGACTTCTCGGTCGAGATTCCCTATCTGGGCTCGCTGCTCGCCTATAACAGCCTTCAGGGCCGCTACGAGGGTATGATTCCTCTCCAGAAACGCTACGAGGCCCTGTACGGCCCGGGCGACTACATCCCGCCGGTGCCCTGGGTGTACTGGAATTTCCGCATCATGGTGGCGATCGGCATGCTGCTGCTGCTGCTCGCCTTCCTGGGACTGTTCCTGTGGTGGCGCAAGCGGGCGGGCCTAAACGACACCCGCTGGTACCTGCGCGCCCTGCTGTTCACGATTCCCTTGCCGTGGATCGCCAACTTCAGCGGCTGGATTACTACCGAGATGGGCCGCCAGCCCTTTATGGTGTACGGCCTACTCACCGTCCAGGAGGGCGTTAGTGCAAACACTGTGGGTGAGGTGCTGGTGGGGCTGGTGGGGCTGTGGGTGGTGTACCTCGCCCTGATCGGCCTGGATATTTACCTGCTGACCGTCACGGCGCGGGCGGGGATTCACGAACACCCGGAAGCGCAGATCCTGGCCGCGCCCGCGCCTAACTACGCGGGGGAAGGTTTCCAGGGCTACGACCGGAGAGATTGA
- the cydB gene encoding cytochrome d ubiquinol oxidase subunit II, translating into MDLVALWFWLIALTFTLYFFLEGFDFGVDILRPFLARSEAEERALVGTIGPFWDGNEVWVIAAAGLMFSTFPVWYGALFSGLYPVFVIILLSLLLRGVSFEYRNQVDQQRWRNFWDWMSFLGSLIPSFFWGLTMAKLIEGLPLNADERVLSGFVDLFTPFSVVGGFATLLLFMLHGANFLLLRLHKDTRLYVRARAAALFWGALATAAILTFVVMGYVTEGLFTTFGVLPWVFPTLAALTLGSIWFGLTTRRDVLAFLMSSLTIVFSTLTVFIALYTRQIVLPSTLDPTFSLGLRDSASQPYTLVLMTWVGGIFLPLIIGYQVWNYYVFRERVRPDEGGLDRGYD; encoded by the coding sequence ATGGACCTCGTCGCGCTGTGGTTCTGGCTGATCGCCCTGACCTTTACCCTGTACTTCTTCCTGGAGGGCTTTGACTTTGGGGTGGACATTCTGCGGCCCTTCCTGGCCCGCAGTGAGGCGGAGGAGCGAGCACTGGTGGGCACCATCGGTCCCTTCTGGGACGGAAACGAGGTGTGGGTGATCGCGGCGGCGGGCCTGATGTTCTCCACCTTCCCGGTGTGGTACGGGGCCCTTTTCAGCGGGCTCTACCCAGTGTTCGTGATCATCCTGCTTTCGCTGCTGTTGCGTGGCGTCTCCTTCGAGTACCGCAACCAGGTGGACCAGCAGCGCTGGCGGAACTTCTGGGACTGGATGTCCTTCCTGGGCAGCCTGATTCCGTCCTTTTTCTGGGGTCTGACCATGGCCAAACTGATCGAGGGTCTCCCGCTGAATGCGGACGAGCGGGTGCTGAGCGGCTTTGTGGACCTCTTCACGCCCTTCTCCGTGGTAGGGGGCTTCGCTACGCTGCTGCTGTTTATGTTGCACGGGGCGAACTTTCTGCTTTTGCGGCTGCACAAGGACACCCGGCTGTACGTGCGGGCACGCGCCGCTGCCCTTTTCTGGGGCGCGCTCGCTACGGCCGCCATCCTCACTTTTGTGGTGATGGGGTACGTCACCGAGGGACTCTTTACCACCTTCGGTGTGCTGCCGTGGGTGTTCCCCACCCTCGCAGCGCTTACCCTGGGCAGCATTTGGTTCGGCCTCACCACCCGGCGGGACGTGCTGGCCTTTCTGATGAGCAGCCTCACCATCGTGTTCTCCACCCTCACCGTCTTCATTGCGCTGTACACCCGGCAGATCGTCCTGCCGTCCACCCTCGATCCCACGTTCAGCCTAGGACTGCGCGACAGTGCCAGTCAGCCCTACACCCTGGTGCTGATGACCTGGGTGGGCGGTATCTTCCTGCCCCTCATCATCGGCTACCAGGTCTGGAATTACTACGTGTTCCGCGAGCGTGTTCGGCCTGACGAGGGTGGGCTGGACCGGGGCTACGACTGA
- the cydD gene encoding thiol reductant ABC exporter subunit CydD, with the protein MKPLWQLPGVRVLALACAGLALLVFGLVLGQWTLVARLVNAIFEEGQAPTTLLLPFLALTAAWLVRSALVGLRDVLAARAAARVKRQVRMRLLAQFLNLGPLYVAGERAGELAETVLEGTEKLGGFVGRFVPGAVFAAVLPPLLAGTVLLLDPLSGLILVFTGPLLAVLLWLVGSRADAAARAQWLTLGRLSAGFVDTLRALPTLVVFGRVPERLAALREADEAYRQRTLGVLRTAFLSGFVLEFGATLSTALVAVTVGVRLFEGHLPFERAFLVLLLTPEFFAPLRALGADHHASLEARAAGTRLFAVLAWATPSSGTRPVPPGPLCVEFGEVTLRYGERTALTNVSFTLPPGSRTLLVGESGAGKTSVARLLLGFIQPTAGEVRVNGVPLRDLDPEAWRARVAYLPERPYLFPGMVRDNIRLGQPGASDEAVLAAARSVGAHEFIARLAHGYDTEVGAEGACLSGGERLRLALARVALRNTDLLILDEPSSQLDEQSEAEVRAALERLGTGRTVLIISHRPALHGGHSQILHLSGGRLQMEEQE; encoded by the coding sequence GTGAAACCCCTGTGGCAGCTCCCCGGCGTGCGGGTGCTCGCCTTGGCCTGTGCCGGGCTGGCCCTCCTCGTGTTCGGGCTGGTGCTGGGGCAGTGGACGCTGGTGGCGCGGCTCGTAAACGCGATTTTCGAGGAGGGGCAGGCACCCACCACGCTCCTCCTGCCCTTCCTGGCGCTGACGGCCGCCTGGCTGGTGCGTTCGGCCCTGGTAGGTTTGCGCGACGTCTTGGCCGCTCGCGCCGCCGCCCGCGTGAAGCGCCAGGTGCGGATGCGGTTGCTGGCGCAGTTCCTAAACCTGGGCCCCCTCTACGTGGCGGGAGAACGTGCGGGAGAACTGGCAGAGACCGTGCTGGAGGGCACGGAGAAACTGGGCGGCTTCGTGGGTCGCTTCGTGCCGGGTGCGGTGTTCGCTGCCGTCTTGCCACCCCTGCTGGCAGGCACAGTGCTGCTGCTCGACCCTCTCAGCGGCCTGATCCTGGTCTTCACCGGGCCGCTGCTCGCCGTGCTGCTGTGGCTGGTTGGCTCCCGCGCAGACGCGGCGGCTCGTGCCCAGTGGCTCACGCTGGGGCGTCTCAGTGCGGGGTTCGTGGACACCCTGCGGGCTCTGCCCACCCTGGTCGTGTTCGGGCGTGTCCCCGAGCGGCTCGCGGCCCTGCGAGAAGCAGACGAGGCGTACCGCCAGCGCACCCTGGGCGTGCTGCGCACCGCCTTCCTGTCCGGCTTTGTGCTGGAGTTCGGCGCGACCCTGAGCACCGCGCTTGTCGCCGTCACGGTGGGTGTGCGGCTGTTCGAGGGGCACCTGCCGTTCGAGCGGGCCTTTCTGGTGCTGCTGCTGACCCCGGAGTTCTTCGCGCCGCTACGGGCCCTGGGGGCCGACCACCACGCCAGCCTGGAGGCGCGGGCCGCCGGGACACGGCTCTTTGCGGTGTTGGCGTGGGCAACACCGAGCTCAGGAACCCGGCCTGTTCCCCCTGGCCCCCTCTGCGTGGAATTTGGGGAGGTCACCCTGCGATACGGCGAGCGGACGGCCCTGACCAATGTGAGCTTCACCCTGCCGCCCGGCTCACGCACGCTGCTGGTGGGGGAAAGCGGCGCGGGCAAGACGAGCGTGGCCCGCCTGCTGCTGGGCTTCATTCAACCCACAGCGGGAGAGGTGCGGGTGAACGGCGTTCCCCTGCGCGACCTCGACCCGGAGGCGTGGCGGGCGCGTGTGGCGTACCTACCCGAACGCCCCTACCTGTTTCCCGGTATGGTGCGCGACAACATTCGCCTAGGGCAGCCCGGTGCCAGCGACGAGGCTGTGCTGGCGGCAGCGCGGAGCGTAGGTGCTCATGAATTCATTGCGCGCCTGGCTCACGGCTACGACACCGAGGTAGGAGCGGAAGGGGCCTGCCTAAGCGGCGGTGAACGCCTGCGCCTTGCCCTCGCCCGCGTGGCCCTGCGGAACACTGACCTGCTGATCCTCGACGAGCCCTCCTCGCAGCTCGACGAGCAGAGCGAGGCAGAGGTGAGGGCCGCCCTGGAACGGCTGGGCACGGGACGGACCGTGCTGATTATCTCGCACCGCCCGGCCCTGCACGGTGGGCACAGCCAGATTCTCCACCTCTCGGGCGGACGTCTCCAGATGGAGGAACAGGAATGA
- the cydC gene encoding thiol reductant ABC exporter subunit CydC: MSALWHLVWQSLRGQRVRLFGAVLLGGLTVLSSVGLLAVSGALISGAALRPESLLVLLPLITAVRLFGISRAALRYAERLVSHDLTFRLLGQVRARVLAHLARVAPARLLGHRGGDLLARVRSDVDELQGVFLRLLAPALVAALVALVTLALVFQVSPPLALVLFVLFTFAGGVLPVLTARRALHAGRKQNAARAELGAATLETLHGLPDLLACGARSVVERHFTGVLAVLEGAEIRGAQVTASASAGREALGGLGLIAALLLVGQVVADGRAPGPLLAASALGVLASFEAIGNLGSAWAAHGSLSAAARRVQALHDLQPAVQEPRFPRRPPPETTLRFEELTFGYPGAEATVLRGVDLTLRPGERLAIVGPSGSGKSTLLGLALRFWDPLEGRVTLGRVDVRTLSLADLRAHFSWAPQQAEVLDGTLRGNLRLGDARVRDSELFALLADLGLEGLLARLPSGLDGWVGEYGARLSAGERARLSVARALLRPAPLLLLDEPSAHLDEPNARRLLRAVADRTVGRSVLLVTHQPHLLDETWPVIPLGQPDGAERPGPPAPA; this comes from the coding sequence ATGAGCGCCCTGTGGCACCTGGTATGGCAGTCGCTGAGAGGGCAGCGGGTCCGATTGTTTGGCGCAGTCCTGCTGGGCGGCCTGACCGTACTTTCCTCGGTGGGACTCCTCGCTGTGTCGGGTGCGCTGATCTCCGGAGCAGCTCTACGGCCCGAGTCGCTGCTCGTGCTGTTGCCCCTGATCACTGCCGTGCGCCTGTTTGGTATCTCGCGGGCGGCCTTGCGGTACGCCGAGCGGCTGGTGTCCCACGACCTTACCTTCCGGCTCCTGGGACAGGTCCGCGCGCGGGTGCTTGCCCACCTTGCCCGTGTGGCCCCTGCCCGCTTGCTGGGACACCGTGGTGGTGACCTGCTCGCCCGTGTTCGCTCCGATGTGGACGAGTTGCAGGGCGTCTTCCTGCGGCTGCTGGCTCCGGCACTGGTGGCCGCGCTCGTGGCGCTTGTCACCCTGGCCCTGGTGTTTCAGGTGTCGCCCCCGCTCGCGCTCGTCCTTTTCGTCCTGTTCACCTTTGCGGGTGGCGTGCTGCCCGTCTTGACGGCCCGTAGAGCCCTCCACGCTGGACGGAAGCAGAACGCTGCCCGCGCCGAGCTGGGTGCAGCCACCCTGGAAACTCTGCATGGTCTGCCGGACCTGCTGGCCTGCGGTGCCCGTTCGGTGGTGGAACGGCACTTCACCGGGGTCCTTGCTGTCTTGGAGGGTGCTGAAATACGCGGCGCTCAGGTGACCGCGAGCGCGAGTGCGGGGCGCGAGGCACTGGGGGGCCTGGGCCTAATCGCGGCGTTGCTGCTCGTGGGGCAGGTGGTGGCCGATGGACGGGCTCCTGGCCCCCTGCTTGCCGCGAGTGCCCTGGGCGTGCTGGCCAGCTTCGAGGCCATCGGGAACTTGGGAAGTGCCTGGGCCGCGCATGGCAGCTTGAGTGCCGCCGCCCGGCGCGTGCAGGCCCTACACGACCTTCAACCGGCGGTGCAGGAGCCGCGCTTTCCTCGGAGACCACCTCCGGAGACGACACTGCGCTTCGAGGAGCTGACCTTCGGTTACCCCGGGGCAGAGGCCACTGTGCTGCGTGGTGTGGACCTCACCCTGCGCCCTGGCGAGCGGCTGGCCATCGTTGGTCCCTCGGGCAGCGGGAAAAGTACACTGCTGGGCCTTGCCCTGCGGTTCTGGGACCCCCTGGAGGGACGGGTCACGCTGGGGCGCGTGGATGTGCGGACGTTGAGCCTCGCGGACCTGCGGGCACACTTTTCCTGGGCTCCCCAACAAGCAGAGGTGCTGGACGGAACCCTGCGCGGCAACCTGCGGTTGGGTGACGCGCGCGTACGGGACAGCGAACTGTTTGCCCTGCTTGCGGACCTGGGCCTGGAGGGCCTGCTTGCGCGGCTGCCAAGTGGCTTGGATGGTTGGGTGGGCGAATACGGAGCACGGCTCTCGGCGGGGGAGCGGGCCCGCCTCTCGGTGGCCCGCGCCCTGCTGCGCCCCGCACCCCTCCTGCTGCTCGACGAGCCCAGCGCGCACCTCGACGAGCCCAATGCCCGGCGGCTTTTGCGTGCGGTGGCGGACCGCACGGTGGGCCGGTCGGTCCTGCTGGTCACACACCAGCCACACCTGTTGGACGAGACCTGGCCGGTGATTCCCCTCGGTCAGCCGGACGGCGCGGAGAGGCCTGGCCCACCTGCACCGGCGTAG
- a CDS encoding inorganic pyrophosphatase, whose product MTGTPSTPVEGVVEWTRGTVDRFVWRGGQLLPYRTEPWPAPVNYGCLPGLVNPADGAEVDAVWLGEPLAVGQRVTAVPSGLLRLSDGDHKVLFGELAAHHGGDVLALLAWFPPERGAQLAGPEEAAAWLQALGAER is encoded by the coding sequence GTGACGGGGACGCCGAGCACACCCGTCGAGGGGGTGGTGGAGTGGACGCGCGGCACGGTGGACCGCTTTGTGTGGCGCGGCGGGCAGCTTCTGCCGTACCGAACCGAGCCCTGGCCCGCTCCGGTCAATTACGGCTGCCTGCCCGGGCTTGTCAACCCTGCTGACGGGGCGGAGGTGGACGCCGTGTGGTTGGGCGAACCGCTTGCGGTCGGGCAGCGCGTGACGGCTGTGCCGTCGGGCCTGCTGCGCCTCTCAGACGGGGACCACAAGGTGCTGTTTGGCGAGTTGGCGGCGCACCACGGCGGAGACGTGCTGGCGCTGCTCGCGTGGTTCCCGCCCGAGCGCGGGGCACAGCTTGCCGGACCGGAAGAGGCTGCAGCGTGGCTACAGGCCCTCGGTGCCGAGCGCTGA
- a CDS encoding 16S rRNA (uracil(1498)-N(3))-methyltransferase, whose amino-acid sequence MTLGPRETRHLQVLRLHEGETVRVFDGQGTEAEAILTRLEEGRAVLTLGERLAGTAETPQPVTLAVALLKGDKLADVVRAATELGVARVQLLVTRHADAREIGTQKLLRLRRVAQEASKQSRRAVVPQVLDPLPLAELSWEGQLFVAQPGASARLSDHLSWKAPVTVLTGPEGGLADTEVATLTARGAVPVTLGPRILRAETAPVALLGAIVATGV is encoded by the coding sequence ATGACGCTCGGCCCCCGCGAGACCCGGCACCTGCAGGTATTGCGGCTGCACGAGGGAGAGACCGTGCGCGTCTTCGACGGCCAGGGCACGGAGGCCGAAGCCATCCTCACCCGGCTGGAAGAAGGGCGGGCGGTGCTGACGCTGGGAGAACGCCTCGCGGGAACAGCCGAGACGCCGCAGCCCGTCACCCTGGCGGTGGCCCTGCTCAAGGGTGACAAGCTGGCAGATGTGGTTCGCGCTGCCACCGAACTCGGTGTGGCGCGGGTACAACTCCTGGTCACGCGGCATGCCGACGCCCGTGAGATCGGCACGCAAAAGCTCCTGCGCCTGCGCCGCGTGGCTCAGGAGGCGAGCAAGCAGTCGCGCCGCGCTGTTGTGCCGCAGGTTCTGGACCCCCTGCCCCTCGCGGAGCTGAGCTGGGAAGGTCAACTGTTCGTCGCGCAGCCCGGTGCATCCGCCCGGCTCAGCGATCACCTGAGCTGGAAGGCACCGGTGACGGTCCTGACCGGCCCGGAAGGCGGCCTCGCCGACACCGAGGTCGCCACCCTGACGGCACGGGGCGCTGTGCCCGTGACCCTCGGTCCCCGCATCCTACGCGCCGAAACGGCCCCGGTGGCGCTGCTGGGGGCGATTGTGGCGACGGGCGTGTAG
- a CDS encoding 50S ribosomal protein L11 methyltransferase, translating into MLVYHLPGTLDTREADLDLLWEAGATGLEERAGVIRAYFDARTELPAGVADGEWREEADQDWLAEFKRTLRPVRAGRVTIVPPWLREETEAGQLPLVIEPGMAFGTGHHATTRLAVEALSALDLAALGPEGQGARVLDVGTGSGVLAIAAALLGASFALGVDIDPVTIPVARENAESNGVPAQRVRFEEGTLGEAPLTLPEEGVDAYDVVVANLYAELHDLLAGEYAAHLVPGGVLVLTGILTVKLPLVGAALRREGFGDIQETLEGEWALVTARAPLE; encoded by the coding sequence ATGCTCGTGTACCACCTGCCCGGCACCCTGGACACCCGCGAAGCTGACCTCGACCTGCTGTGGGAGGCGGGTGCCACCGGCCTGGAGGAACGGGCGGGCGTGATCCGCGCCTACTTCGACGCGCGCACCGAGCTGCCTGCCGGGGTCGCAGACGGCGAGTGGCGTGAGGAGGCCGATCAGGACTGGCTGGCCGAGTTCAAACGGACGCTGCGGCCCGTGCGGGCGGGCCGAGTCACGATCGTGCCGCCGTGGCTGCGCGAGGAGACCGAAGCCGGGCAGCTCCCGCTGGTGATCGAGCCCGGAATGGCCTTTGGAACCGGACACCACGCGACCACTCGGCTCGCAGTGGAGGCCCTCTCGGCGCTCGACCTCGCCGCGCTGGGACCCGAGGGCCAGGGAGCACGGGTGCTGGACGTGGGCACCGGGAGCGGGGTGCTGGCGATCGCGGCGGCGCTGCTGGGGGCGAGCTTCGCCCTTGGAGTGGACATCGATCCGGTCACCATTCCGGTCGCGCGGGAGAATGCGGAGAGCAACGGCGTCCCGGCGCAGCGGGTGCGTTTCGAGGAGGGCACCTTGGGAGAAGCCCCCCTCACCCTCCCTGAAGAGGGCGTAGATGCCTATGACGTGGTGGTGGCCAACCTGTATGCCGAACTGCATGACCTCCTTGCCGGAGAGTACGCCGCCCATCTGGTGCCGGGCGGCGTGCTCGTGCTGACGGGCATCCTGACCGTGAAGCTGCCGCTGGTGGGCGCGGCGCTGAGGCGCGAGGGCTTCGGGGACATACAGGAGACGCTGGAGGGCGAGTGGGCTCTGGTGACGGCCCGTGCGCCACTGGAGTGA
- the proC gene encoding pyrroline-5-carboxylate reductase, giving the protein MRLAIVGVGKLGLALLTGVTSRGVMPAGEIGLLDANAPRAAELAARTGARVLTWADLRSADRILVSVQPRVFPEISDRLAQESTGYISTMAGVSTGTLTRRLGTQRVVRVMPNLAATIGLSQTAITASREAEGAGDLDFARQLFGSVGDVYDLPEHLFNAFTGMSASGPAYAAVFAEALADGGVRMGLPRALAHELAAKLLIASGELLQKRAHPGLLKDEVASPGGTTIAGLEVLEAAGVRGALMRAVVAATRRGADLGQDQE; this is encoded by the coding sequence ATGAGACTCGCCATCGTCGGTGTCGGGAAACTCGGCCTCGCCCTGCTTACGGGCGTTACCTCGCGCGGTGTGATGCCCGCAGGCGAGATCGGCCTGCTCGACGCAAACGCGCCGCGCGCCGCCGAACTCGCCGCCCGCACCGGCGCGCGCGTCCTCACCTGGGCTGACCTGCGTTCGGCAGACCGCATCCTGGTCAGCGTGCAGCCGCGCGTCTTTCCCGAGATCAGTGATCGGCTCGCGCAGGAAAGCACCGGCTACATCAGCACGATGGCGGGCGTGAGCACAGGAACCCTCACCCGCCGCCTCGGGACCCAGCGGGTGGTCCGGGTGATGCCCAACCTCGCCGCGACCATCGGTCTGAGCCAGACGGCCATCACCGCCTCCCGCGAGGCCGAGGGCGCCGGTGACCTCGACTTCGCTCGGCAGCTCTTCGGCTCGGTTGGCGACGTGTACGACCTCCCCGAACACCTCTTTAACGCCTTTACCGGCATGAGCGCCTCGGGTCCCGCCTACGCTGCCGTCTTTGCCGAGGCCCTCGCGGACGGCGGGGTGCGTATGGGCCTTCCCCGTGCTCTGGCGCACGAACTCGCCGCCAAACTGCTCATCGCCAGCGGCGAACTCCTTCAGAAACGGGCCCACCCCGGCCTCCTCAAGGATGAGGTCGCCAGTCCCGGCGGGACCACCATCGCCGGGCTGGAGGTGCTGGAAGCCGCGGGCGTGCGCGGGGCGCTGATGCGCGCGGTTGTAGCGGCCACCCGCCGGGGGGCAGATCTGGGCCAGGATCAGGAGTAG
- a CDS encoding TSUP family transporter, producing MPGPEVLLYGLPLAFLAGFIDAVAGGGGTITLPTLFFMGLSPAQTVATNKLLAIFGSGSATFQYWRKGHVARALVLRLIPLALAGSALGAYLVHFVDPDAFRTLVGVVILGVGALVLANKRFGLEDRFPGLTARTLALTLPGAFIIGVYDGFLGPGTGTFLMFLFALVGFNLVRASGNARTINFATNLGAFLFFLFQGQMVWWIGLPMGVANALGATLGARMAMLRGSGFVKVMYGVIVVLVAARLLTQ from the coding sequence GTGCCCGGTCCCGAAGTCCTGCTCTACGGTCTTCCCCTCGCCTTTCTTGCCGGCTTCATCGACGCGGTAGCGGGCGGGGGGGGAACGATCACGCTTCCGACGCTCTTTTTTATGGGCCTCTCGCCCGCGCAGACGGTTGCCACAAACAAGCTGCTCGCCATCTTCGGTTCCGGGAGCGCCACCTTTCAGTACTGGCGCAAAGGGCACGTGGCGCGGGCCTTGGTGCTGCGGCTGATTCCGCTGGCACTCGCGGGGAGTGCGCTGGGAGCCTACCTCGTTCACTTCGTGGATCCGGACGCCTTTCGCACGCTCGTCGGCGTGGTGATCCTCGGTGTCGGCGCGCTCGTGCTCGCGAATAAACGCTTCGGCCTGGAGGACCGTTTTCCCGGCCTGACCGCCCGCACGCTGGCCTTGACGTTGCCCGGTGCGTTCATCATCGGCGTATACGACGGCTTTCTAGGTCCCGGCACCGGCACCTTTCTGATGTTCCTGTTCGCTCTGGTGGGCTTTAACCTCGTTCGCGCGAGCGGGAACGCCCGCACCATCAACTTCGCCACCAACCTGGGCGCGTTCCTGTTTTTTCTGTTCCAGGGCCAGATGGTCTGGTGGATCGGCCTGCCCATGGGCGTCGCCAACGCGCTGGGGGCCACGTTGGGTGCGCGGATGGCGATGCTGCGCGGCAGCGGCTTTGTCAAGGTGATGTACGGGGTGATCGTGGTGTTGGTGGCAGCGCGGCTGCTCACCCAGTGA
- the msrA gene encoding peptide-methionine (S)-S-oxide reductase MsrA, translating to MTSPQAGRQMQQAILAGGCFWCTEAVMKEVRGVTKVESGYIGGHVPNPDYRTVCSGKTGHAEAVRVTFDPTQVSFRDLLMLFFATHDPTTLNRQGADVGTQYRSAVFPLNEEQERETRAVMAELTAQGVFDRPIVTTIEPAGPFYVAEDEHQNFYARNPNQPYCRAVITPKVAKFRQAYSDRLRA from the coding sequence ATGACCTCACCACAGGCGGGCAGACAGATGCAGCAGGCGATCCTCGCGGGCGGGTGCTTCTGGTGCACGGAGGCGGTGATGAAAGAGGTGCGCGGCGTGACAAAGGTGGAGAGCGGCTACATCGGCGGACACGTGCCCAACCCCGACTACCGCACGGTGTGTAGCGGCAAGACGGGTCACGCTGAGGCGGTGCGCGTGACCTTTGACCCCACTCAGGTGAGCTTTCGCGACCTGCTGATGCTGTTTTTTGCCACGCACGACCCGACCACCCTCAACCGGCAGGGGGCGGACGTGGGCACCCAGTACCGCAGCGCCGTTTTCCCCCTGAACGAGGAGCAGGAGCGGGAGACGCGCGCCGTGATGGCCGAACTCACCGCGCAAGGGGTGTTTGACCGCCCCATCGTGACCACCATTGAACCTGCTGGCCCCTTCTATGTGGCGGAGGACGAACACCAGAACTTCTACGCCCGTAACCCCAACCAGCCGTACTGCCGGGCCGTCATCACGCCCAAGGTCGCCAAGTTTCGCCAGGCGTACAGTGACCGGCTGCGGGCATAA